In Burkholderia lata, the DNA window GACGACGCGCGCCCAGTTGATCGAGTTGACCGTGCCGATCTTCTGCTGCGCCTTGAACGCGTGATCGTTCGACACGGCCTTCACGATGTCCTGGCAGTCGTCGAACACGCCTTCGACCGCGAGGTTGAAGATGTTCGGATCCTGCAGGCTGAACATCTGGGCCGTCTGGAACGCGCTCATCTTCTTGTGCGGCGACAGCATGAACACGCGCACGCCGGCCTTGCCGCGCATCGCGTATTCGGCCGCGCTGCCGGTGTCGCCGGACGTCGCGCCGAGAATGTTCAGCGTCTGCCCGTGCTTTGCGAGCGTGTACTCGAACAGGTTGCCGAGCAGCTGCATCGCCATGTCCTTGAACGCGAGCGTCGGGCCGTTCGACAGTTCGAGCAGCGAGATCGGCGCGCCGTTCTCGGTGCCGAGCGTCTTCAGCGGCGTGATGTCGGACGCGTTCTCGCCATGGCGCGTGTTGCGGTACACGTCGGCCGTGTACGTGCGACGCGTGATCGCGCGCAGGTCGTCGGCCGGCACGTCGTCGCAGAACTTCGACAGGATCTCGAACGCCAGATCCGCGTACGACAGCGAGCGCCAGCGTGCGAGCTCGTCGGCGGACACCGTCGGATACTCGGCCGGCAGGTAGAGCCCGCCGTCCTTCGCGAGACCGCCGAGCAGGATGTCGGAGAACGTGTGGCGCTCGCCGATGCCGGCGCCGCGCGTGGAGATGTAATTCATGTCGTCCTCAGCTCAGTTCAGCGCTTCCATGCGCAGCTTCGTCACCTTCGATACCACCGTCGCAAGGCTCTCGATCTGCGCGATCGCCGCATTCACGTTCTTCTCGACCGTGACGTGCGTGATCAGGATGATGTCGGTTTCGCCCTTCGCGTCGTCGACCTGCTCCGATTCCTTCTGCAGCAGCGCGTCGATCGAGATACCCGATGCGGCGAGGATGCGCGTGATGTCGGCCAGCACGCCGGTTTGATCGGCGACGCGCAGGCGCAGGTAGTAGCCGCTCGTCACTTCCTCGATCGGCAGGATCGGCGTGTTCGACAGGCTGTCCGGCTGGAACGCGAGGTGCGGCACGCGATGCTCCGGGTCCGCCGTGTGCAGGCGCGTGACGTCGACGAGATCCGCGACCACGGCCGATGCGGTCGGCTCCGCGCCCGCGCCCTTGCCGTAGTACAGCGTCGTGCCGACCGCGTCGCCGTGCACGACGACCGCGTTCATCGCGCCCTCGACGTTCGCGAGCAGGCGCTTCTCCGGGATCAGCGTCGGATGCACGCGCAGCTCGATGCCGTTTTCGGCGCGGCGCGTGATGCCGAGCAGCTTGATCCGGTAGCCGAGTTCTTCCGCGTAGCGAATGTCGGTCGCATCCAGCTTGCTGATGCCCTCGACGTACGCGCGCTCGAACTGCACCGGCACGCCGAACGCGATCGCGCTCATGATCGTCGCCTTGTGCGCGGCGTCGACGCCTTCGATGTCGAAGGTCGGATCGGCTTCCGCGTAGCCGAGCTCCTGCGCGGCCTTCAGCGCGGTCGCGAAGTCGAGCCCGCGATCGCGCATTTCCGACAGGATGTAGTTGGTCGTGCCGTTGATGATGCCCGCGATGTACTGGATGCGGTTCGCGGTCAGGCCTTCGCGCAGCGCCTTGATGATCGGGATGCCGCCGGCGACGGCCGCCTCGAACGCGACCATCACGCCCTTCGCGCGCGCGGCCTCGAAGATCTCGGTGCCGTGCACCGCGAGCAGCGCCTTGTTGGCCGTCACGACGTGCTTGCCGTTCGCGATCGCGCGCAGCACGAGCTCGCGTGCGATGCCCGTGCCGCCAATCATCTCGGCGATGATCGCGATCGACGGATCATCGACGACTGCGTTGAAATCGTCGGTGATTTGCGCGGCGCCGGCGTCGCCGCCGAGCGCAGCCAGCGCCTTGGCCGGGTTGCGCACCGCAATGCGCGTCACCTCGATGCCGCGCCCCGCGCGTCGCTTGATTTCTTCCTGGTTGCGGCCCAGCACCGTGAAGGTGCCGCTGCCCACCGTGCCGAAGCCCAACAGGCCAACTTTGATCGGTTCCATGCTGCGTGTGATCGATGAGTAAGAATTAGTGAGTGCCGTGTGGCCCTGCCGCTCAGGCCGAATGGCGCTTGCGGTAGCCGTCGAGGAAACGTGCGATCCGGTTGATCGAATCGGTCAGGTCGTCGAGGTTCGGCAGGAAGACCACGCGGAAGTGATCCGGCGTCGTCCAGTTGAAGCCCGTGCCCTGTACGAGCAATACGCGCTCCTCGAGCAGCAGGTCGAGAATGAACTGCTGGTCGTTCTGGATCGGATAAAGCTTCGGGTCGAGGCGCGGGAACATGTACAGCGCAGCCTGCGGCTTCACGCAGGTCACGCCCGGGATCGACGTGAGCATGTCGTACGCGAGCTCGCGCTGCTTGTACAGGCGCCCGCTCGGCACGATCAGCTCGTTGATGCTCTGGTAGCCGCCGAGCGCCGTCTGGATCGCGAACTGTCCGGGCACGTTCGCGCACAGGCGCATCGACGACAGGATGCCGAGCCCCTCGAGATAATCCTTCGCGCGCCGGCGGTTGTCGCCGCCCAGGCCCGACACGGCCATCCAGCCCGCGCGGTAGCCGCACGAGCGATAGCTCTTCGACAGGCTGTTGAACGTGACGGTGATCACGTCCTCCGACAGTGAACCCAGCGCCGTGTGCTCGAGACCGTCGTAGACGATCTTGTCGTACACCTCGTCGGCGAACACGATCAGCCCGTGCTCACGCGCGATCGCGAGCAGCTCGAGCAGCAATTCGTCTGAATAAAGCGCGCCCGTCGGGTTGTTCGGGTTGATCACGACGATCGCCTTCGTGTTCGGCGTGATCTTGCGGCGGATGTCGTCGGGATCGGGCATCCACGCGTTCTGCTCGTCGCAGATGTAGTGCACCGGCGTGCCGCCCGACAGGCTGACCGCCGCCGTCCACAGCGGGTAGTCGGGCGCGGGCAGCAGCACTTCGTCGCCGTCGTTCAGCAGCGCCTGGGTCGCCATCACGATCAGCTCGGACGCGCCGTTGCCGATGTAGATGTCGTCGAGGCCGACGCCCACGACGCCCTTTTCCTGCGTGTAGTGCATCACGGCCTTGCGCGCCGAGAACACGCCCTTCGAATCCGAATAGCCGGACGACGTCGGCAGGTTGCGGATCATGTCCTGGATGATTTCGTCCGGCGCGTCGAAACCGAACGGCGCGAGATTGCCGATGTTCAGCTTGATGATGCGGTGGCCTTCTTCCTCGAGGCGCTTCGCGTGCTCGAGCACCGGGCCACGGATGTCGTAGCAGACGTTGAGCAGCTTGTTCGACTTCTGAATCGGTTTCACGACGACACGGTTCCTGGGTTGGCCTCGCGGCCGGGGGGACGGGATCAAAACTGGAAAGCGGCCGGTCTGTGCGCGCTGTCTAGACTGGGAAAAAGCGGGCGGTCGGGCGCGGCTTGTGGCGACGCGCGACGCAAGTGGCGCCCGGGGGCGACCAAAAAGTTATAATTTAGCGGATTTTGGCCAACTTTCGCAATGCACCATAGCCGCGCCGGGCCCACGCCGTCAGGCGTCCCGCGTGCTCAGGCGAGCGAAACCGGCCATCCGGGCCCGTGTGGCCCTGCGATACATTCCCCTACGGACCCGCGGAATACCGATTTGAAACTGCACCAGGACGCGAGCGGCGCGCTCAACACCGTCACCGGCTACGGCCCCGATTATGTCGACGTCAATCTCGAACGCCATGAAACGAGCGTCATCGTGCTGCCCGGCGCGCCGGTCCAGGCATGGCCCGTGTCGTCGTTCGACGCGCTCGCGCCCGAGCATTTCGCGATGCTGCTCGACCCGACACCCGAACTCGTGATCTTCGGCAGCGGCGCGCGGCTGCGTTTCCCGCACCCACGGCTCGTCGCGGCGCTCACGGCGAAGCGGATCGGCGTCGAGACGATGGATTTCCAGGCCGCCTGCCGCACCTACAACATCCTGATGGCCGAGGGCCGCAAAGTCGCCGCCGCGCTCTTAATTGAACGTTAATCCCCGATGCGGTAAAACTCGGGCCGGCGCAGCGGGTCGATCCCCCGGATCGGCCCGGCCAGGCCGCCCGCCCCCGGCGCAACCCGCCGGCGGCCCGTCACAATAACCAACAGGCTGAAAATCCATGAACGATACGCCGTCGAGGCTACCGCTCAATCGCATCACGCTCGTCCTCCTCGTCGTCGCACTCGCGATCGTCTGGTTCGCGCCGCTCGGGCTGCGCCACCTGATCCCGAGCGACGAAGGCCGCTACGCGGAAATGGCGCGCGAGATGTTCGTCACCGGCGACTGGATCACGCCGCGCTACAACGGCTACAAGTATTTCGAGAAGCCGCCGCTGCAAACCTGGCTGAACGCGCTCACGTTCGCGTGGTTCGGCATCGGCGAATGGCAGGCGCGCCTCTACACGGCCGTCGCGAGCTTCGCCGGCATCCTGCTGGTCGGCTACACCGGCGCGCGCCTGTTTAACCCGCTGTCGGGCTTCCTCGCCGCCGTCGTGCTCGCGTCGTCGCCGTACTGGAACCTGATGGGCCACTTCAACGCGCTCGACATGGGGCTCGCGTTCTGGATGTCGCTGTCGCTGTGCTCGCTGCTGCTCGCGCAGCGGCCCGGGCTGCGCCCGGCCGCGGCACGCGGCTGGATGTGGGCGTGCTGGGGCGCGATGGCGTTCGCGGTGCTATCGAAGGGCCTCGTCGGCCTGATCCTGCCCGGCGCCGTGCTCGTGCTCTATACGCTGATCGCACGCGACTGGGCGCTCTGGAAGCGCCTGTACCTGGTGAGCGGCCTCGTGATCTTCTTCGCGATCGTCACGCCGTGGTTCGTGCTCGTCCAGCAGCGCAATCCCGAATTCTTCAACTTCTTCTTCATCGTCCAGCAGTTCCGCCGGTACCTGACCCCGGAACAGAACCGCCCGGGCCCGGTTTACTACTTCGTGCCCGTGCTGCTGGTCGGCTTCCTGCCGTGGCTGTCGGTCGCGTGGCAGAGCCTCCGCCATGCGCTGCGGATGCCGCGCCAGCCGAATGGCTTCGCGCCGATGCTCGTGCTGCTGATCTGGAGCGCATTCATCTTCCTGTTCTTCAGCGCGTCGCATTCGAAGCTGATCTCGTACGTGCTGCCGATCGCGCCGGCGCTCGCGCTGGTCATCGGCGCGTACCTGCCGCTGATCAGCGCCGACCGGTTCCGCCGCCACCTGCTCGGCTACCTCGTATTCATCGTCGTCGCGGCGTTCGGGATCATCTTCCTCGCGTACCAGGGCGATGCCCGCACGCCGAACGCGCAGTACCGCGCGTTCCAGATGTGGCTGTACGGGGGCCTCGCAGTCGCAGCCGTACTGACGCTCGCGGCCGCCTGGCTGAACCGCCGCACGGGCGTCGCTGCCGCGCTCGCCGCGTTCGGCGCCGCCTGGCTCGCGTTCGGCACGATCGGCGGCACCGGTCATGACGAATTCGGCCGCTACAGCTCGGGCGCGCTGCTCGCACCGGCCGTGCGCGCCGAACTGGCGAAGCTGCCGCCCGACACGCCGTTCTACTCGGTCGAAATGCTCGATCACACGTTCCCGTTCTATATGGGCCACACGACGATCATGGTCCAGCGCCAGGACGAGCTCGCGTTCGGGATCTCGATGGAGCCGAACAAGTGGATTCCGACCGTCGACGAGTGGATCACGCGCTGGAAACAGGAAACCCATGC includes these proteins:
- the thrC gene encoding threonine synthase, whose product is MNYISTRGAGIGERHTFSDILLGGLAKDGGLYLPAEYPTVSADELARWRSLSYADLAFEILSKFCDDVPADDLRAITRRTYTADVYRNTRHGENASDITPLKTLGTENGAPISLLELSNGPTLAFKDMAMQLLGNLFEYTLAKHGQTLNILGATSGDTGSAAEYAMRGKAGVRVFMLSPHKKMSAFQTAQMFSLQDPNIFNLAVEGVFDDCQDIVKAVSNDHAFKAQQKIGTVNSINWARVVAQVVYYFKGYFAATQSNDERVSFTVPSGNFGNVCAGHIARMMGLPIAKLVVATNENDVLDEFFRTGAYRVRSAENTYHTSSPSMDISKASNFERFVFDLLGRDPARVMQLFRDVEEKGGFDLAASGDFSRVAEFGFVSGSSSHTDRIATIRDVFSRYDTMIDTHTADGVKVAREHLDAGVPMVVLETAQPIKFGETIREALDREAERPAAFDGLEALPQRFEVVNADAQQVKDFIAAHTGA
- a CDS encoding pyridoxal phosphate-dependent aminotransferase, with protein sequence MKPIQKSNKLLNVCYDIRGPVLEHAKRLEEEGHRIIKLNIGNLAPFGFDAPDEIIQDMIRNLPTSSGYSDSKGVFSARKAVMHYTQEKGVVGVGLDDIYIGNGASELIVMATQALLNDGDEVLLPAPDYPLWTAAVSLSGGTPVHYICDEQNAWMPDPDDIRRKITPNTKAIVVINPNNPTGALYSDELLLELLAIAREHGLIVFADEVYDKIVYDGLEHTALGSLSEDVITVTFNSLSKSYRSCGYRAGWMAVSGLGGDNRRRAKDYLEGLGILSSMRLCANVPGQFAIQTALGGYQSINELIVPSGRLYKQRELAYDMLTSIPGVTCVKPQAALYMFPRLDPKLYPIQNDQQFILDLLLEERVLLVQGTGFNWTTPDHFRVVFLPNLDDLTDSINRIARFLDGYRKRHSA
- a CDS encoding glycosyltransferase family 39 protein, encoding MNDTPSRLPLNRITLVLLVVALAIVWFAPLGLRHLIPSDEGRYAEMAREMFVTGDWITPRYNGYKYFEKPPLQTWLNALTFAWFGIGEWQARLYTAVASFAGILLVGYTGARLFNPLSGFLAAVVLASSPYWNLMGHFNALDMGLAFWMSLSLCSLLLAQRPGLRPAAARGWMWACWGAMAFAVLSKGLVGLILPGAVLVLYTLIARDWALWKRLYLVSGLVIFFAIVTPWFVLVQQRNPEFFNFFFIVQQFRRYLTPEQNRPGPVYYFVPVLLVGFLPWLSVAWQSLRHALRMPRQPNGFAPMLVLLIWSAFIFLFFSASHSKLISYVLPIAPALALVIGAYLPLISADRFRRHLLGYLVFIVVAAFGIIFLAYQGDARTPNAQYRAFQMWLYGGLAVAAVLTLAAAWLNRRTGVAAALAAFGAAWLAFGTIGGTGHDEFGRYSSGALLAPAVRAELAKLPPDTPFYSVEMLDHTFPFYMGHTTIMVQRQDELAFGISMEPNKWIPTVDEWITRWKQETHALAIMSPGQYDTLVKQGVPMRVVARDNRRVIVEKPQS
- a CDS encoding homoserine dehydrogenase, with the protein product MEPIKVGLLGFGTVGSGTFTVLGRNQEEIKRRAGRGIEVTRIAVRNPAKALAALGGDAGAAQITDDFNAVVDDPSIAIIAEMIGGTGIARELVLRAIANGKHVVTANKALLAVHGTEIFEAARAKGVMVAFEAAVAGGIPIIKALREGLTANRIQYIAGIINGTTNYILSEMRDRGLDFATALKAAQELGYAEADPTFDIEGVDAAHKATIMSAIAFGVPVQFERAYVEGISKLDATDIRYAEELGYRIKLLGITRRAENGIELRVHPTLIPEKRLLANVEGAMNAVVVHGDAVGTTLYYGKGAGAEPTASAVVADLVDVTRLHTADPEHRVPHLAFQPDSLSNTPILPIEEVTSGYYLRLRVADQTGVLADITRILAASGISIDALLQKESEQVDDAKGETDIILITHVTVEKNVNAAIAQIESLATVVSKVTKLRMEALN
- a CDS encoding Mth938-like domain-containing protein; the encoded protein is MKLHQDASGALNTVTGYGPDYVDVNLERHETSVIVLPGAPVQAWPVSSFDALAPEHFAMLLDPTPELVIFGSGARLRFPHPRLVAALTAKRIGVETMDFQAACRTYNILMAEGRKVAAALLIER